The Novosphingobium terrae genome has a window encoding:
- a CDS encoding peroxiredoxin, producing MTDLPGPGDAFPDIALTAPDGSTLRPSDFAGRKLVVFFYPKDDTPGCTTENKDFSELSAQFEAAGAALLGVSKDPPKKHVKFAEKHGLVAPLGSDAEEGGLSDALGIWTEKVNYGRTYMGMVRTTYLVGSDGRIEQVWNKVKVKGHAEEVLKAVQGK from the coding sequence ATGACTGATCTGCCCGGCCCCGGCGACGCCTTCCCCGATATCGCCCTGACCGCCCCCGATGGCTCCACCCTGCGCCCCTCGGACTTTGCCGGGCGCAAGCTGGTCGTCTTCTTCTACCCCAAGGACGACACCCCCGGCTGCACCACCGAGAACAAGGATTTCTCGGAGCTGTCGGCGCAGTTCGAGGCGGCAGGCGCCGCCCTGCTGGGCGTTTCGAAAGATCCGCCGAAGAAGCATGTGAAGTTTGCGGAGAAGCACGGGCTGGTGGCGCCTTTGGGCAGCGATGCGGAAGAGGGCGGCCTGTCCGACGCTCTGGGCATCTGGACCGAGAAGGTGAACTATGGCCGCACCTATATGGGCATGGTCCGCACCACCTATCTGGTTGGCTCCGATGGCCGGATCGAGCAGGTCTGGAACAAGGTGAAGGTCAAAGGCCATGCGGAAGAGGTGTTGAAGGCGGTTCAGGGGAAGTAA
- the glnE gene encoding bifunctional [glutamate--ammonia ligase]-adenylyl-L-tyrosine phosphorylase/[glutamate--ammonia-ligase] adenylyltransferase, translating to MPEFSPDWTGALDRARAFSPFLSRALDRLPEIAALLEAGDGEGALAAAVLAGEGAPDVPIALRRRRLATALALGIGDLAGAFPLARVTGDLSALADLSLDAAINHAITTRVPDAQPAGMFALALGKHGAKELNYSSDIDPILLFDPETLPRRPREDPGEAAQNYARQIVRILSHMDGEGYVFRVDLRLRPASEVSPLAISADAALSHYESSALAWERAAFIRARSASGDVPLGEQFLAQIRPFVWRKSLDFGAIAEIGRLTRRIRAEHGKVSTVGPGFDLKRARGGIREVEFFAQGHQLIHGGRNPALRERGTRAALDALAAAGIIDSGDAQVLGDSYDRLRTIEHRLQMVSDLQTHALPRDMAAIDAVARLDGLPDGAALIAELREITETVGTRYDALIEAGSPVGGGGSVVEAPIGLALESTLAALGFSDPAGLAARIDGWRGGTMRALRSEAALAALDAVQPRLFSALAKAPEPDKAFNRWERLIASLPSAVNLFRLLEARPALLDALARILALAPPLAEELARRADLLDTLIDASALNLPGGVEALIADFSASETGDDYQRILDRVRRKVGERRFALGVQLIEGAHDPFAIAASLSHVAQAAIQVLADATIAEFEQTHGRIAGAELVILGLGRLGGEALTHASDLDIVYLFTGDYAAESDGRRPLGATLYFNRLAQRISAALSVPTAEGALYEVDTRLRPQGTQGPLAVSFESFDLYQREQAWTWEHMALCRARPLFGSEEARAKLCGIIHGVLTRSPAPTLTADILAMRQKMAEHKQPRGPLDMKLLRGGLVDVEFLIHTLQLREGKALTPRLGDALCGLIEAGLLPPALAQAHAAMARLLVASRLIAPDAQLPGEAARMALATACNLRDWQAVTEAMQQARRDTAAAWAQIFGETLEIEPHD from the coding sequence ATGCCCGAATTTTCCCCTGACTGGACCGGCGCGCTGGATCGTGCCCGCGCCTTCAGCCCCTTTCTTTCCCGCGCCTTGGACCGCCTGCCGGAGATTGCCGCGCTGCTGGAAGCTGGCGATGGCGAGGGCGCTCTGGCGGCAGCGGTGCTGGCCGGAGAGGGCGCGCCCGATGTGCCGATTGCGCTGCGTCGGCGCCGGCTGGCGACGGCTCTGGCTTTGGGAATCGGCGATTTGGCCGGGGCTTTCCCGCTGGCCCGCGTTACCGGAGACTTGAGCGCTCTGGCCGATCTGTCGCTGGATGCCGCGATCAACCATGCCATCACCACCCGCGTGCCCGATGCGCAGCCTGCGGGCATGTTCGCGCTGGCGCTGGGCAAGCATGGCGCGAAGGAATTGAACTATTCCTCCGATATCGATCCGATTCTGCTCTTCGATCCCGAAACCCTGCCCCGCCGCCCGCGCGAAGACCCCGGCGAGGCGGCGCAGAACTATGCCCGCCAGATCGTGCGCATCCTCTCGCATATGGATGGCGAGGGCTATGTCTTCCGCGTCGATCTGCGGCTGCGCCCGGCCAGCGAGGTCAGCCCGCTGGCGATCTCCGCCGATGCCGCGCTCAGCCATTATGAGAGCAGCGCTCTGGCGTGGGAGCGCGCCGCCTTTATCCGCGCCCGCTCGGCCTCGGGCGATGTGCCGCTGGGCGAGCAGTTTCTGGCGCAGATCCGCCCCTTCGTCTGGCGCAAGAGCCTCGACTTCGGCGCGATTGCCGAGATCGGGCGCCTCACCCGCCGCATCCGCGCCGAACATGGCAAGGTTTCCACCGTGGGCCCCGGCTTCGATCTGAAGCGCGCAAGGGGCGGCATCCGCGAGGTGGAGTTTTTCGCGCAGGGCCATCAGCTGATTCACGGCGGGCGCAATCCGGCGTTGCGGGAAAGGGGCACGCGCGCGGCGCTGGATGCTCTGGCCGCGGCGGGGATCATCGATTCGGGCGACGCGCAGGTGCTGGGCGACTCCTATGACCGCCTGCGCACCATCGAGCATCGCCTGCAGATGGTCAGCGATCTGCAAACCCATGCTCTGCCGCGCGATATGGCCGCCATCGATGCCGTGGCAAGGTTGGATGGCCTGCCCGATGGCGCGGCGCTGATCGCGGAATTGCGCGAGATCACCGAGACCGTCGGCACGCGTTACGATGCGTTGATCGAGGCGGGCAGCCCGGTTGGCGGCGGTGGCAGCGTGGTGGAGGCCCCCATCGGTCTGGCGCTGGAATCCACCCTTGCCGCTTTGGGCTTCAGCGATCCGGCAGGCCTTGCCGCGCGGATCGACGGCTGGCGCGGCGGCACGATGCGCGCCTTGCGCTCCGAGGCGGCGCTGGCGGCGCTCGATGCGGTCCAGCCGCGTCTGTTCTCCGCGCTGGCCAAGGCGCCCGAGCCCGACAAGGCCTTCAACCGCTGGGAGCGCCTGATCGCCAGCCTGCCCAGCGCGGTGAATCTCTTCCGTCTGCTGGAGGCACGGCCCGCGCTGCTCGATGCTCTGGCGCGGATTCTGGCGCTGGCCCCGCCGCTGGCCGAGGAGCTGGCGCGCCGCGCCGATCTGCTCGACACGCTGATCGATGCCAGCGCGCTCAACCTGCCCGGCGGGGTGGAGGCGCTGATCGCGGACTTCTCCGCCAGCGAGACAGGCGACGACTACCAGCGCATCCTCGACCGCGTGCGCCGCAAGGTGGGTGAGCGCCGCTTCGCCCTTGGCGTGCAGCTGATCGAGGGCGCGCATGATCCCTTCGCCATCGCTGCTTCATTGTCTCACGTTGCACAGGCCGCGATTCAGGTTCTGGCCGACGCCACCATCGCCGAATTCGAGCAGACCCATGGCCGCATTGCCGGGGCCGAACTGGTGATTCTCGGCCTCGGACGGCTGGGCGGCGAGGCGCTGACTCACGCCAGCGATCTGGACATCGTCTATCTCTTCACCGGCGATTATGCCGCCGAAAGTGATGGGCGCAGGCCGCTGGGCGCCACACTCTATTTCAACCGGCTGGCCCAGCGGATCAGCGCGGCGCTCTCCGTGCCGACAGCGGAAGGCGCGCTCTATGAGGTGGACACGCGCCTGCGCCCGCAAGGCACCCAAGGTCCGCTGGCCGTCAGCTTCGAAAGCTTCGACCTCTACCAGCGCGAACAGGCCTGGACCTGGGAGCATATGGCCCTGTGCCGCGCCCGCCCCCTATTCGGATCGGAGGAAGCACGCGCGAAACTCTGCGGCATCATCCATGGCGTGCTGACCCGCTCGCCCGCGCCGACGCTCACCGCCGATATTCTCGCCATGCGCCAGAAGATGGCCGAGCATAAGCAGCCGCGCGGGCCGCTGGATATGAAGCTGCTGCGCGGCGGTCTGGTCGATGTGGAGTTCCTGATCCACACGCTGCAACTGCGCGAGGGCAAGGCCCTGACCCCGCGCCTTGGCGACGCCCTGTGCGGTCTGATCGAGGCAGGCCTGCTGCCCCCCGCACTGGCACAGGCCCATGCCGCCATGGCGCGGCTGCTGGTCGCCTCTCGCCTGATCGCGCCCGACGCCCAGTTGCCCGGCGAGGCCGCCCGCATGGCGCTTGCCACAGCCTGCAACCTGCGCGATTGGCAAGCGGTGACCGAAGCCATGCAACAGGCGCGCCGCGACACCGCCGCCGCCTGGGCGCAAATTTTCGGCGAAACTCTGGAGATCGAACCCCATGACTGA
- a CDS encoding agmatine deiminase family protein, whose amino-acid sequence MTQWRFPPEWHMQDWLWIGFPHDGDEWPGFLEQAQVQMAAFASAVAESGQPVRLLVRNEANEARARALCSEKVTIERRTYGDVWLRDTGPLVMTNSAGGRIAKRFGFNGWGGKYLMDGDQTIGAEIAKDAGLDIETADWILEGGAIDADGTGLVVTTEQCLLNPNRNPHLSREDLEMRLQRDLGFNRVLWLGEGLINDHTDGHVDNLARFVAHNVLALPKATGENDPNAHIYADARARAEGAGVVVKSIPSPGRVERDGRIEPASYMNFAITSRLIVVPIYGTPHDADGVAAIAELFPGRDTVGIMADAILAGGGSFHCSSQQMPRI is encoded by the coding sequence ATGACCCAATGGCGCTTCCCCCCCGAATGGCACATGCAGGACTGGCTGTGGATCGGCTTCCCGCATGATGGCGATGAATGGCCCGGCTTCCTTGAGCAGGCCCAGGTGCAAATGGCGGCCTTCGCCAGCGCGGTGGCCGAAAGCGGCCAGCCGGTGCGCCTGCTGGTCCGCAACGAGGCCAACGAAGCCCGCGCCCGCGCCCTGTGTAGCGAAAAGGTGACCATCGAGCGCCGCACCTATGGCGACGTCTGGCTGCGCGACACCGGCCCGCTGGTGATGACCAATTCGGCTGGCGGCCGCATCGCCAAGCGCTTCGGCTTCAACGGCTGGGGCGGCAAATATCTGATGGACGGCGACCAGACCATCGGCGCCGAAATCGCCAAGGACGCTGGCCTCGACATCGAAACCGCCGACTGGATTCTGGAAGGCGGCGCCATCGATGCCGACGGCACCGGTCTGGTGGTGACCACCGAGCAGTGCCTGCTCAACCCCAACCGCAACCCGCATCTCTCGCGCGAAGACCTTGAAATGCGCCTCCAGCGCGATCTCGGCTTCAACCGCGTGCTGTGGCTGGGCGAAGGCCTGATCAACGATCACACCGACGGCCATGTCGACAACCTCGCCCGCTTCGTGGCGCACAATGTGCTGGCGCTGCCCAAGGCCACAGGCGAAAACGACCCCAACGCCCATATCTACGCCGACGCCCGCGCCCGCGCGGAAGGCGCCGGCGTGGTGGTGAAGAGCATCCCCTCGCCCGGCCGCGTCGAGCGTGATGGCCGCATCGAGCCCGCCAGCTATATGAACTTCGCCATCACCTCGCGCCTGATCGTCGTGCCCATCTATGGCACGCCGCATGACGCCGATGGCGTGGCCGCCATCGCGGAGCTGTTCCCCGGTCGCGACACCGTGGGCATCATGGCCGACGCCATCCTTGCGGGCGGCGGTTCCTTCCACTGCTCCAGCCAGCAGATGCCGCGTATTTAA
- the thrS gene encoding threonine--tRNA ligase yields the protein MSDSITITLPDGSQRAMAPGSTPADVAAAIGPGLAKAAIAARIDGELVDLTRPFTGDATLALVTNKDEKDALELARHDFAHILAEAVQALFPGTQITFGPATDDGFYYDFAPKDRPFTDDDLPAIEAEMRKIIAANKPLRREVWTRETLISRWKQQGETFKAEWAAELPGDEDLTVYWSGDDWLDMCRGPHLPSTGKLDPQAFKLTRVSGAYWRGDQKNAMLSRIYGTGWLNKKQLDAHLLRLEEAAKRDHRKLGAEMDLFHLQAEAHGSVFWHPKGYLIWRELEAYMRRAIDSTGYQEVKTPQVMDAKQWEQSGHWGKYRENMFVIPDEAPNTEDDGPIVSKDADWMALKPMNCPAHVLIFRQGIKSYRELPLRLAEMGCCHRNEPHGALHGIMRVRQFTQDDGHIFCREDQIVEEVRAFCQLADRVYKDFGFKYEIKLALRPEKRFGTEEMWDLAEKELRNAVVEAGLATEEYGWEELPGEGAFYAPKLEWHLTDAIGRTWQCGTIQSDRVLPERLDAAYIAEDGEKHRPVMLHRAILGSYERFIGILIEHFAGKLPVWLAPVQAVVATIVSDADDYAHDAVAQLKAAGIRVEADTRNEKINYKVREHSLKKVPYLLVVGKREAEEGTVAVRVLGEQAQKVMTLSEAIALLKGEATAPDLK from the coding sequence ATGTCTGACAGCATCACGATCACCCTTCCCGATGGCTCGCAGCGCGCAATGGCGCCGGGCTCCACCCCCGCAGATGTGGCGGCCGCAATCGGCCCCGGTCTGGCCAAGGCCGCGATTGCCGCGCGCATCGATGGCGAACTGGTGGACCTCACTCGCCCCTTCACTGGCGACGCGACCCTCGCTCTGGTGACCAACAAGGATGAGAAAGACGCGCTGGAACTGGCGCGCCACGATTTCGCGCATATTCTGGCCGAGGCGGTGCAGGCGCTGTTCCCCGGCACGCAGATCACCTTCGGCCCGGCGACGGACGATGGTTTCTATTACGATTTCGCCCCCAAGGACCGCCCCTTCACGGATGACGACCTGCCCGCCATCGAGGCGGAAATGCGCAAGATCATCGCCGCCAACAAGCCGCTGCGCCGCGAAGTCTGGACGCGCGAAACGCTGATCAGCCGCTGGAAGCAGCAGGGCGAAACCTTCAAGGCCGAATGGGCCGCCGAACTGCCGGGCGACGAGGATCTGACCGTCTATTGGTCGGGCGACGACTGGCTGGATATGTGCCGCGGCCCTCACCTGCCCAGCACCGGCAAGCTGGATCCGCAGGCCTTCAAGCTGACGCGCGTCTCGGGCGCCTATTGGCGCGGCGACCAGAAGAACGCGATGCTCTCGCGCATCTATGGCACCGGCTGGCTGAACAAGAAGCAGCTCGACGCCCATCTGCTGCGTCTGGAAGAGGCCGCCAAGCGCGACCACCGCAAGCTGGGCGCCGAAATGGACCTGTTCCACCTGCAGGCCGAGGCGCATGGCAGCGTCTTCTGGCACCCCAAGGGCTATCTCATCTGGCGCGAGCTGGAGGCCTATATGCGCCGCGCCATCGACAGCACCGGCTATCAGGAGGTGAAGACGCCTCAGGTGATGGACGCCAAGCAGTGGGAGCAGTCCGGCCACTGGGGCAAGTACCGCGAGAACATGTTCGTCATCCCCGACGAGGCGCCTAACACCGAGGACGATGGCCCCATCGTCTCGAAGGACGCCGACTGGATGGCGCTGAAGCCGATGAACTGCCCGGCGCATGTGCTGATCTTCCGTCAGGGCATCAAGAGCTACCGCGAGCTGCCGCTGCGCCTCGCCGAAATGGGCTGCTGCCACCGCAACGAGCCGCATGGCGCGCTGCATGGCATCATGCGCGTGCGCCAGTTCACGCAGGACGATGGCCACATCTTCTGCCGCGAAGACCAGATCGTGGAAGAGGTTCGCGCCTTCTGCCAGCTGGCGGACCGCGTCTACAAGGACTTCGGCTTCAAGTACGAGATCAAGCTGGCCCTGCGTCCCGAAAAGCGCTTCGGCACCGAAGAGATGTGGGATCTGGCCGAGAAAGAGCTGCGCAACGCCGTGGTCGAGGCCGGTCTGGCGACGGAAGAGTACGGCTGGGAAGAGCTGCCCGGCGAGGGCGCCTTCTATGCTCCCAAGCTGGAATGGCACCTGACCGACGCCATCGGTCGTACCTGGCAGTGCGGCACGATCCAGTCGGACCGCGTGCTGCCCGAGCGCCTCGACGCCGCCTACATTGCCGAGGATGGCGAAAAGCATCGCCCCGTGATGCTGCACCGCGCGATTCTGGGTTCGTATGAACGCTTTATCGGCATCCTCATCGAGCATTTCGCGGGCAAGCTGCCCGTGTGGCTGGCCCCGGTCCAGGCCGTGGTCGCCACCATCGTCTCGGACGCCGACGACTACGCCCATGACGCCGTGGCCCAGCTGAAGGCCGCCGGCATCCGCGTGGAAGCCGACACCCGCAACGAGAAGATCAACTACAAGGTGCGCGAGCACTCGCTGAAGAAGGTCCCCTATCTGCTGGTCGTCGGCAAGCGTGAGGCCGAGGAAGGCACCGTTGCCGTCCGCGTGCTGGGCGAGCAGGCGCAGAAGGTTATGACTCTGTCGGAAGCCATTGCCCTGCTGAAGGGTGAGGCGACTGCGCCGGATTTGAAGTAA
- a CDS encoding helix-turn-helix transcriptional regulator, which yields MNNRLRVLRAEKGWSQQDLAQRLEVSRQSVNAIETGRYDPSLPLAFRIADLFGLPIEAIFLRD from the coding sequence GTGAACAACCGCCTGCGCGTGCTGCGCGCCGAAAAGGGCTGGAGCCAGCAGGATCTGGCCCAGCGGCTGGAGGTCTCGCGCCAATCCGTGAACGCCATCGAAACCGGGCGCTACGATCCTTCGCTGCCTTTGGCCTTTCGCATCGCCGATCTGTTCGGCCTGCCGATCGAGGCGATCTTCCTGCGCGATTAA
- a CDS encoding alpha/beta hydrolase translates to MSDVLFHALPTDGEKPARRLAYRLTPPADSERTTLVFLPGYMSDMAGSKAAMLFDAAREKGVGCLLLDYSGCGASDGDFTDGTLTRWREEVLALIEALVPGPVVLVGSSMGGWLMLLVALTLPADKLAGIMGIAAAPDFTQWGYTSAQKGELIAGRTIFEPNPYGPEPTPTHARFWADGEHNRLLDAEILLDVPAVLVHGQRDEDVPWEISLRLSATLRSDAVQLCLVKDGDHRLSRPVDLALIRRMALALAGADA, encoded by the coding sequence ATGAGCGACGTCCTTTTCCATGCTTTGCCCACCGATGGCGAAAAGCCCGCCCGCCGTCTGGCCTATCGCCTGACGCCGCCCGCCGACTCGGAGCGCACGACACTGGTCTTCCTGCCCGGCTATATGTCGGACATGGCCGGGTCCAAGGCGGCGATGCTCTTCGATGCCGCGCGCGAAAAGGGCGTGGGCTGCCTGCTGCTCGATTACTCCGGCTGCGGCGCTTCGGATGGCGATTTCACCGATGGCACGCTCACCCGCTGGCGCGAGGAGGTGCTGGCCCTGATCGAGGCCCTGGTGCCCGGCCCGGTGGTGCTGGTCGGCTCCAGCATGGGCGGCTGGCTGATGCTGCTCGTGGCGCTAACCCTGCCCGCCGACAAGCTGGCCGGGATCATGGGCATCGCCGCCGCGCCCGATTTCACGCAATGGGGCTACACCAGCGCGCAGAAGGGCGAGCTGATCGCCGGGCGCACCATTTTCGAGCCCAACCCCTACGGCCCCGAGCCCACGCCGACTCACGCCCGCTTCTGGGCCGATGGCGAGCATAACCGGCTGCTCGATGCCGAAATCCTGCTCGATGTGCCTGCCGTGCTGGTCCATGGCCAGCGGGACGAAGATGTCCCCTGGGAAATTTCATTGCGCCTCTCTGCAACTTTGCGTTCTGACGCGGTTCAGCTATGCTTGGTCAAGGACGGCGACCACCGGCTCAGTCGGCCGGTGGATCTGGCCCTGATCCGGCGCATGGCTCTTGCGCTGGCAGGGGCCGACGCCTGA
- a CDS encoding tetratricopeptide repeat protein — translation MSLVLIATALMLQTGPLVGDGMAPSLGLPMIDRPTAPNRRRAVSEITARPERIDDSNKLTHCRETADHDPDAAAEMATDWLSGAKDSQRAEAELCLGYAYSAQEAWPMAEQAFLAGRDAAGDNALNRARLGAMAASAAQAQEGGADRALAALDKARVDAKAVNDPSLIVSIAVDRSRALVALKRNDEAAAALAEARTLGPDNGQAWLLSATLSRRMNHLADAQTQIQTAAKLTPLDPEVGLEAGVIAMLAGHEDAARKSWESTVKTSPQSEAGHQAAAYLQQIGGTSGANAPSPSNATGANAASSKPSPQSSPG, via the coding sequence ATGTCGCTTGTTTTAATCGCAACTGCCCTGATGCTTCAGACCGGCCCGCTGGTGGGCGATGGCATGGCCCCCTCGCTGGGCCTGCCGATGATCGACCGGCCCACGGCCCCGAACCGGCGCCGCGCCGTCAGCGAGATCACGGCGCGCCCTGAGCGCATCGACGACTCGAACAAGCTGACTCACTGCCGCGAAACCGCCGACCACGATCCGGATGCCGCCGCCGAAATGGCCACCGACTGGCTGAGCGGCGCGAAAGACAGTCAGCGCGCCGAGGCGGAACTCTGCCTTGGCTATGCCTATTCCGCGCAGGAAGCCTGGCCCATGGCCGAGCAGGCCTTTCTGGCCGGGCGCGATGCGGCGGGCGACAATGCGCTGAACCGTGCGCGTCTGGGCGCCATGGCCGCCAGCGCCGCGCAGGCGCAGGAGGGCGGCGCTGACCGCGCTCTGGCCGCGCTGGACAAGGCCCGCGTGGATGCCAAGGCGGTGAACGATCCTTCGCTGATCGTGTCCATCGCGGTGGACCGGTCGCGGGCGCTCGTGGCGCTCAAGCGCAATGATGAGGCCGCCGCCGCTCTGGCAGAAGCCCGCACGCTGGGGCCGGACAATGGGCAGGCCTGGCTGCTGTCGGCCACGCTGTCGCGCCGGATGAACCATCTGGCCGACGCCCAGACCCAGATCCAGACCGCCGCCAAACTGACCCCGCTCGACCCCGAGGTCGGGCTGGAGGCCGGGGTGATTGCCATGCTTGCGGGCCATGAGGATGCCGCCCGCAAGAGTTGGGAGTCCACCGTCAAGACCAGCCCGCAGAGCGAGGCCGGCCATCAGGCCGCCGCCTATCTGCAACAGATCGGGGGTACGTCAGGGGCAAACGCCCCATCCCCTTCGAACGCCACTGGCGCCAACGCCGCTTCGTCAAAACCCTCGCCACAATCTTCGCCCGGGTGA